A stretch of the Solirubrobacterales bacterium genome encodes the following:
- a CDS encoding aminotransferase class I/II-fold pyridoxal phosphate-dependent enzyme, with protein METGDNLNRELTGITPGRLRQRTSAKWTRYPDDVLPAWVAEMDFPLADPVRQALTEAIELGDCGYASPAESGLAEAFAGFAKRRLDWPVDPDSVTTSPDVVGAIISLLKVLVPPGGPVAINPPVYHPFFTVAAEAGRDLVEVPLLEGHRLDPEAIDAAFAGGVKALILCNPHNPTGRTARPVELEAIAESALRHGAWVISDEIHAPLTLPGAVHTPFLTLSEAAAERGIALISASKTFNIAGLMCAEIVTASDSAAAAVARLPSGATHCGHLGVIGSTTAFRDGDRWLDDVLAVIDHNRNLLADLLTERLPEAGYRPPEAGYLAWLDLRDAGLGDDPSVPILERGRLALSPGPEFGREGRGFARLNFGTTPDLLEQAVDRIGRAVHRA; from the coding sequence GTGGAAACCGGCGACAATCTGAACCGTGAGCTCACCGGGATCACACCTGGCCGGCTCAGACAGCGGACCAGCGCCAAGTGGACCCGCTACCCGGACGATGTGCTGCCGGCCTGGGTCGCGGAGATGGACTTTCCGCTCGCCGACCCGGTCCGCCAGGCCCTGACCGAAGCGATCGAGCTGGGAGACTGCGGTTACGCCTCACCGGCCGAGTCCGGCCTGGCCGAAGCCTTCGCCGGATTCGCCAAACGCCGGCTGGACTGGCCGGTCGACCCGGACTCGGTCACGACCTCTCCCGATGTGGTCGGGGCGATCATCTCGCTGCTGAAGGTGCTGGTGCCGCCCGGCGGACCGGTCGCGATCAACCCACCCGTCTACCACCCCTTCTTCACGGTTGCCGCCGAGGCCGGGCGCGACCTGGTCGAGGTGCCGCTCCTCGAAGGGCACCGGCTTGATCCGGAAGCGATCGACGCCGCCTTCGCCGGCGGCGTGAAGGCCCTGATTCTCTGCAACCCGCACAACCCGACCGGCCGGACCGCCCGGCCGGTCGAGCTGGAAGCGATCGCCGAGTCCGCCCTCCGTCACGGCGCCTGGGTGATCTCCGACGAGATTCACGCCCCCCTGACCCTGCCCGGGGCCGTCCACACTCCCTTCCTCACGCTCTCGGAGGCGGCCGCCGAACGCGGAATCGCCTTGATCTCCGCGTCCAAGACGTTCAACATCGCCGGTCTGATGTGCGCCGAGATCGTCACCGCCTCGGACTCGGCTGCGGCAGCGGTGGCCAGACTGCCGTCCGGTGCCACCCACTGCGGCCATCTCGGGGTGATCGGCTCCACCACCGCCTTCCGGGACGGTGACCGCTGGCTGGACGACGTGCTGGCGGTCATCGACCACAACCGCAACCTGCTCGCCGACCTGCTGACGGAAAGGCTGCCGGAGGCCGGCTACCGTCCCCCGGAGGCCGGCTACCTGGCCTGGCTCGATCTTCGGGACGCCGGCCTCGGCGACGACCCGTCGGTGCCGATCCTCGAACGGGGCCGACTGGCGCTGAGCCCCGGGCCGGAGTTCGGCCGGGAGGGGCGAGGGTTTGCCCGGCTCAACTTCGGCACCACCCCGGACCTGCTCGAACAGGCGGTTGACCGGATCGGCAGGGCGGTACACCGTGCCTGA
- a CDS encoding ABC transporter permease yields the protein MSTTARIRSFIGRNLVVVAGMGTLAFMMLPIAVVIGFSFNNPAGRYNFTWSGFTTDNWTNLCGVEGMCGGVALSLKIALLATLIATILGTLMAFALIRYRFRGRSVTNVMVLLPMTMPEVVLGASLLTLFVNLKMELGFTTILLAHVMFCLSFVVVTVRARLAGMDDDLEEAAQDLYATRWRTFRRVTLPLVLPGIAAAALISFALSFDDFIITNFTAGSDVTFPVFIWGAARRGVPPQVNVVATIMFLVAISTVILAQVIAWRRRQAAAKT from the coding sequence GTGAGCACCACCGCCCGTATCCGCTCCTTCATCGGCCGTAACCTGGTCGTGGTTGCCGGAATGGGAACCCTCGCCTTCATGATGCTGCCGATCGCGGTGGTGATCGGGTTCTCGTTCAACAATCCGGCCGGCCGCTACAACTTCACCTGGAGCGGCTTCACCACCGACAACTGGACCAACCTCTGCGGGGTCGAGGGGATGTGCGGCGGGGTCGCGCTCTCGCTCAAGATCGCCCTGCTCGCCACCCTGATCGCGACCATCCTCGGGACTTTGATGGCCTTCGCCCTGATCCGCTACCGGTTCAGGGGACGCTCGGTGACCAACGTGATGGTCCTGCTGCCGATGACCATGCCGGAGGTGGTACTCGGGGCCTCGCTGCTCACCCTGTTCGTCAACCTCAAGATGGAGCTCGGGTTCACCACCATCCTGCTGGCCCACGTGATGTTCTGTCTCAGCTTTGTGGTGGTTACGGTCAGGGCCAGGCTGGCCGGGATGGATGACGATCTGGAAGAGGCGGCCCAGGACCTCTACGCGACCAGGTGGAGGACCTTCCGCCGGGTGACTCTGCCCCTGGTGCTGCCCGGAATCGCCGCCGCGGCGCTGATCTCCTTCGCGCTTTCGTTCGACGACTTCATCATCACCAACTTCACCGCCGGTTCCGATGTGACCTTCCCGGTGTTCATCTGGGGGGCGGCCCGCCGGGGCGTTCCGCCGCAGGTCAACGTGGTCGCGACGATCATGTTCCTGGTCGCGATCAGCACCGTGATTCTCGCCCAGGTGATCGCCTGGCGCCGCCGACAGGCCGCCGCAAAGACGTAA
- a CDS encoding amidohydrolase family protein, with protein sequence MPDHPDAATAFREALRAESRRWFDATLRETGPLALFDTHTHIGQNDPDGFTQAPEELLGALDRADGARAITFPMCEPDGYGPANDAVRAVADNSGGRLAWFCRVNPHSDPVAEARRCLDLGAAGIKLHPRAEQFGLGQPSVERLVALADERQVPVLIHAGRGIPALGRDTVDLASRYREAKLILAHAAVSDLAWLTPLIRDLPNLFIDTSWWNPADLLALFALVPPGQILWASDSPYGDPVASAALQLRLALTAGLDRERITLITGGQIERILTGEEPVDLGPPPGEPGRLSLELERICSHLLDAIGRALAEGDPTEPVELARLACETRGEHAAVCSEIRHLLSLYETHRAAPWRGHVFSGGMQFLIMALFVARSPDVALP encoded by the coding sequence GTGCCTGACCACCCCGATGCGGCCACCGCTTTCCGGGAGGCACTCCGGGCCGAGTCCCGCCGCTGGTTCGATGCGACCCTGCGGGAAACGGGGCCGCTCGCCCTGTTCGACACCCACACCCATATCGGCCAGAACGATCCGGACGGCTTCACCCAGGCCCCGGAGGAGCTGCTGGGGGCACTCGACCGGGCCGACGGTGCCCGGGCGATCACCTTCCCGATGTGCGAGCCGGACGGTTACGGCCCGGCCAACGATGCGGTCCGGGCCGTCGCCGACAACTCCGGTGGGCGGCTGGCCTGGTTCTGCCGGGTGAATCCTCACTCTGACCCGGTCGCCGAGGCCCGCCGCTGCCTCGACCTCGGCGCCGCCGGAATCAAACTGCACCCGCGGGCAGAGCAGTTCGGCCTGGGCCAACCGTCCGTCGAGCGGCTGGTCGCGCTGGCCGACGAGCGACAGGTGCCGGTCCTGATTCACGCCGGTCGCGGAATCCCGGCGCTCGGCCGGGACACCGTTGATCTGGCCTCCCGATATCGGGAGGCGAAACTGATCCTCGCCCACGCGGCGGTCAGCGACCTCGCCTGGCTGACACCGCTGATCCGGGATCTGCCGAATCTCTTCATCGACACCTCCTGGTGGAACCCGGCCGATCTGCTCGCCCTGTTTGCCCTGGTGCCCCCGGGTCAGATCCTGTGGGCCAGCGACTCTCCCTACGGCGACCCGGTCGCCTCGGCCGCCCTTCAGCTGCGACTCGCGCTTACCGCCGGGCTGGACCGCGAGCGGATCACCTTGATCACCGGTGGCCAGATCGAACGAATTCTGACCGGTGAGGAACCGGTCGATCTCGGCCCACCTCCGGGCGAGCCCGGACGGCTGAGTCTCGAGCTGGAACGGATCTGTTCACACCTGCTGGACGCGATCGGCCGGGCGCTGGCCGAAGGCGACCCGACCGAACCGGTGGAACTGGCCCGGCTTGCATGCGAAACCAGGGGGGAACACGCAGCAGTCTGCTCCGAGATCAGACATCTCCTGTCCCTCTACGAAACCCATCGGGCGGCACCCTGGCGCGGACATGTTTTCAGTGGCGGGATGCAGTTTCTGATCATGGCCCTGTTCGTCGCCCGCAGCCCGGATGTCGCTCTTCCCTGA
- a CDS encoding ABC transporter permease, with the protein MTRKRQLPSVAYLLLLPGMAWLAFFFVIPLVTLIQMSLQSGTFTTGYTLTWEFGNFATALGDYGAWFVRSFLYSGIATVLALVIGYPLAYTIALRSGRFKYVLVTLVVAPFFASFLVRTIAWSSILSDTGIVVSVLRGIGILGPTDHLLATPVAVVAGLTYNFLPFMVLPIFLSLDRFDIRMLDAAQDLYASSSRAFRRVTFPLSLPGVVAGTLLCFIPAAGDFINAQLLGNSSSLMVGNVIDSQFLRVLDYPMAAALSVILMILIIVPVSIYVRRTASEELM; encoded by the coding sequence GTGACCCGGAAGCGTCAGCTTCCCAGCGTCGCCTACCTGCTCCTGCTGCCGGGGATGGCCTGGCTGGCCTTCTTCTTCGTGATCCCGCTGGTCACGCTGATCCAGATGTCGCTGCAAAGCGGCACCTTCACCACCGGCTACACCCTCACCTGGGAGTTCGGGAACTTCGCCACGGCACTGGGGGATTACGGGGCCTGGTTCGTCCGATCCTTCCTCTACTCGGGGATTGCCACGGTGCTGGCGCTGGTGATCGGGTATCCGCTCGCCTACACGATCGCGCTCCGGTCGGGCCGGTTCAAGTACGTCCTGGTCACTCTGGTGGTGGCGCCGTTTTTCGCCAGTTTCCTGGTGCGGACGATCGCCTGGAGCTCGATCCTCTCCGACACCGGAATCGTGGTGAGTGTGCTGCGCGGCATCGGCATCCTCGGCCCGACCGACCACCTGCTTGCCACCCCGGTGGCGGTCGTCGCCGGCCTGACCTACAACTTCCTTCCCTTCATGGTCCTGCCGATCTTCCTCAGCCTCGACCGCTTCGACATCCGGATGCTGGACGCCGCCCAGGACCTGTACGCCTCCAGCTCGCGGGCCTTCCGGCGGGTCACCTTTCCGCTTTCTCTACCGGGGGTGGTCGCCGGTACCCTGCTCTGCTTCATCCCGGCCGCCGGTGACTTCATCAACGCCCAGTTGCTCGGCAACTCGTCCAGTCTGATGGTCGGCAACGTGATCGACAGCCAGTTCCTGCGGGTGCTCGACTACCCGATGGCGGCGGCCCTCTCGGTGATCCTGATGATCCTGATCATCGTGCCGGTCTCGATCTACGTGCGCCGAACTGCATCCGAGGAGCTGATGTGA